The Marivirga salinae DNA window GGACTGCTTATATAAAAGAACAAAAGGTTTCAATTGGTCTCGTATTTCATGCCGATTCAGACGGACATGAAATTGATATTGATGTAGTTCCAGGAAGAGAATTAAATCAAGACCAATATAGTGATGATAAGAAACTTAATTTGTTTGTTAAAAAGAAGTACGGAATTCTTGAAGAAGGATCCGAGCAATTAAGAACTAATATCCATTCTCAGATTCAAAATATTAGAAATCAAGCAGATAATGCCACAGATATTCGAAAAGTAATTCGATTACTGAAAGTTTGGAAAGTAAACAATAATGCTAAAATGAAATCATTTCTTATAGAATTGATAACTATTAAAGCATTTCAAGATGGAGAAATAACAGGGAATATATGGGATAAGCTCAAATCAGTTATTGAATATATAAAAGATAACATTGAAACGGTCAATTTAATCGATCCAGGAAATGGTGGTAACAATGTTTCTGAAACCCTTACTGATTACGATAAACAGATGATTGGAGATAGTATGAATTTCATTTTACAAAGAATAGAAAATGATTCAAGCAATCTGGAGTATTATTTTCCTGTAAACCCTAAGTTTCCATGTGAAAGTAGTAAAGGAAAATATGGTGTGAAAGAATCTGGTTTTAGTATTCCTCCAGCAACGAAGTTTGGGTGATGAATCGAATTGAGGTTATTTCGGAAGTAATAGAAAGTATTGATAGTGTTTATCTTAAAAATGAACTCAAGGAAACAAAAGCAAAATCTATAGTTGGGGAAATTGATATTGAAATAAATGATGAGAAGTACTCATTTGAAATGGAAATTCAAAAACCATACCCATTTCAATTTCATAATCAAGAAACAATTCAATTTGTTAATAAGCAATTTCTAAAATATAATCATGTAAATGCAGATGGCTCAATTTGTCTTCACACAAATAGTCACCCTGGAAATTTTAGGGAAAAACTTATTCTAGATCTGAATGGATTAAAATCTTGGGTACAGAATTATTTAATAGAGGAAAAACAAGATCACCATTATGAGCATATAATAGTACCTTATAATAGTCACGATGATATCATTAGACAATTTTTATTTACAGACATAAACATAGAATTTGAGGAAGATCAGTTTGGCCTGTGTGGTTTTAGCTTATTAGCAAATACAGTATTAGGGGGAAATAAAGGAGAGACTTACATTGTCAAAGAATTTGGGGAACCCTTAGAAGCAAAATGTAATTGGTCAATGTTCTATTCCAATACAAAAAATGACTTCGGTTTTTACATCCTCACCGACCCACCTGTCACAAAAGACAATCATAGAATTGCAGCCACTAGATGGGATGAATTAACCTATTTGATACATCCTGAATTCCTTGAACTAGTTTCAAATGCTATAAGAAATAATAGATATTTTAGAGACAGCAAGTTTATTACTGTTTTTTTCGGATATAAAATTCCTGGTAATAAGGTCCATTGGCAAGTAGCAACATTCCCAAAGAATAATCCTCCAATTTATTCAGTTAAGACCAAAGATCGAAATTGGACTGGAAAACTAAATGATAGTAAAATTAATTGGACGGAGACTATTGATTGTTCTTATCATCTATTTTTTGGTAGAGGGAAACTAAGTGAACATATTGTGACAAAGAAGATATTACTGATTGGCTGTGGTGCAACTGGTAGTATCCTTGCAGAAAACCTTGTCAGGGGAGGAGCAAAAACTTTAGCTCTAGTAGACTATGACACCAAAGAGCCGGGCAATATTAGTAGATCAAATTACAGATTTGCAACTGGAGTAACAGATAAGACAGACGAACTAGGTCTAAATTTGATGTCAATTTCCCCATTTATAGAAATAATCTATAGTAACATTCTTACTGATAAAATTAAGATACTTAAATATGACGATAATAGATCACGTGAAGAATTACAGGACCTATTAAATGAATATGGATATATTTTTGACTGTTCAACAGATAATGATCTATTATATATCCTAGATGATTTAAATTTAACATCAAAAGTTATCTCGATCGGAATAACAAACCATGCTAATGAAATGGTTGTAACAGCAGGAACGAATATTTATAAAAAAACCGCCCATATATTTAATCAATTAGACCAAGACATAAATGATTTATTTAATCCTACGGGATGCTGGTCACCAACATTTAAAGCTCGAAATACGGATATTTCAGTCCTTGTAAATACTGCTATTAATGAGATAGATAGACAGATTTCTTTAGGCTCAGACTTAAGAAACTTTTATATATCAAGAGAAGAAAACAACATTAAAATATGTCATTATTAGAATACTATTGCAATGATTTAGGTGTGAAATTGGAAATAGATGATTCTATTATTTTTAGGATGGTATCTGAATCAAAAAAACATTATCCAAAAGAGTTTGGAGGGATATTATTAGGAAGATATACTGAGGACTTTAATAAGGCAATAATTACTGACATTATTATTCCTACTGAATTTGAAAATTCTAAAACACAATTTAAAAGAGGAAATAAAGGAATAGAAAAAAGATTGAGAAAGGAGTATAACAAAAAACCAAGTATCATCTATTTAGGAGAATGGCATACTCACCCTGAATCATTACCCGAACCAAGCAATACAGATATTAGTACTTTTACTCAATTATCAGAGATTAGTTCAGTATTAATACGAAACCCAATAATGCTTATTATAGGCTTGTCGAAAGACGGTCATGAACATAAATTTTATGTTATCAATAATAAATCCTTATATAGATATGAATAGAATAATCACAATAGTACTTGTTCAATTTCTCTTTAATATTGAATGTATTGCACAGGAGAATTCCAATAACAATAAGGAAAATCAGGTTTCAGAAACAAGTCAAATGCAATATGCAATTGATAAGCAACAATATAATCTCTTTAAAAAAGAGATGGAATTAAAGTTACTAGAATCGAATAAAGAAAAGAGCCTTTATAAAAAGGAAATTGAGTTGTTATTGAAGGAATATAAGCAAGAGAAAACTTTTCTTGACTGGATAGCAATTGCAGTCGGTGGAATAACAGTCCTTTCATTATTTGGTTTCTGGCAAAGAGTCAAGTCCATGGCTCAAAAGAAAATTGAAGAGCAGTTTGAGGTCATTCTTGATGAGAAAAAGGGACAATTAATTAAGATAATTGATAGCCATGATGATGAGGAAAAACTTAAAAGGAAGAAAAAAATTAGGGTAATTACTGCACACGACTCAGATGTTTCTTTTTTAAATAGTTTTTTCAAGAAATTTGATTTCAAACACATTGAAGTTATTGAGATGGAGGAAGGTGATAATGTAGATCTTAAGGATTATAATTTTGATTTATTATTTCTAAATAGAGAAGAAGGTAACAAACCATTAAGCGATGAAATGTCACAGAAATTGATTACTGATTTACCTCAGGACTCCATTGTCTTTTCATTCGGGAAGTTTATAAATAACTATGATGAAAATGCTAAGAAAAGGTTTGCAGCAGCCACAAATTGGAGTCAACTATATGGCAATCTTATCAGTGCTCTAAAATATCAAGAACTAATTGATATAAAATGAAAAAATCCAATAAATACGCTAAAAATGGAGCTCTAATATTTGGGTTAGGAAATTCATTTATTGAGTTAATAGATCAACTTAAGGATTTGAATAAGGATCCTAATATTAAGTTTAATTGGAATAAACTTCTAACAGCAGCCATAAAAGGAGCAACAGTAGGAACAGTTGTAGGCTTTGGAATTGGGTCTGTCAGAGATTATCATAACTCACAAGAAAAACTGATTAACTTAAACAAACATTTGAGAGATCTTGCAGATTCGCTTGCGCTTGATAAGTCTAGTGCCGAGTTTATTAATTTGAATAATTCAGTCAATAAAATTATTAAAGAATTTAAAAATCACTTTCATAAAAAAATAAAGGGTGAATTAATTCCTCATGGATCAACTGAAAAAGGAACTGCCCTCAATGATTCATACGATATTGATATCGCAATTCCATTTCAATCAAAAAGTTTTCCGAATAACTATAAAATGTATAATGAAGTATATAAGTATTTTGATAATAGAATTAACACTTTAAATATAGTAGACATTAGGAAACAGAAAAGATCAGTAGGGGTATGTGTAGAAATTAAAAATAAGGAATACTGGATTGACTTTGCTCCCTACAAACTATCTAAGAATAAAAGCTCAGGTTACTTATTTGTGAATAAAAGTGGCATCTTATTCAATAATTCTACCATACAAAAAACTGATTTATCAATTCTAAAGAAAACAAAATTCACCAAAGTTCAGAAACATTTAATAGTTCTATTAAAGAATTGGAAAGAAAACGAGGGTTTAAATCTTCCATCTCATTTTTTAGAACATTTGGTAAAGGACGCATACAGAATTAATAAGGGAAATATCCCTAAATCAATAGACAAAAAGATGATCATGATTCTTGAACACATGGCCAATAGATTACATATAGTTAGAATTAACGGTTTAGAAAATACCAATAATAAGATTTCAGAAAGTATAGATGAATCTGATAAACAAAATGTAGTTGATGCTTGTAAAAAGATAATTAGAGATTATGAATATCAACCAAATTCGTTAATTGCAAACTTTAGGTAAATTGTATTAATAGAAAATAGGATCAATACTTAATAGCCCAGCAGCTTACCAAAAGATATTTTAATTTATATCATATCAACAGGTTTTGTAATTATTTATAGTACCCTCGTTACTGACATTCATGGTAAACTAAAGGCAATGATTTTCGCCAAAATAATGGGAGAGAGGTGAGTTTAGAAATCAGATGCACCACCTTTTTCATATTCAATCCTATGAATTTTCCAGCGGAACTCACCAGCAGGGGTTTTTACAATCGCTTCATCACCGGTTTTTTTGTTTAAAAGCGCTTTTGCCAGAGGGGAGTCCATCGAAATATAATCTTTATTACCAATAAGCTCTTCATATCCCACAATGCGAAAACGTTTTTTAAGGCCTCTATCAATGTTCTCAACTTCCACCCAGGCGCCAAACATTACTTTGCCTTCCTGATGAGGATGATAATGAATGACTTTAAAGTTATCTATGCATTTGCGTAGGTAACGAATGCGACTATCAATTTCACGTAAGCGTTTTTTATTGTAATGATAATCAGCATTTTCTGATCGGTCACCTAAACTGGCGGCCCATGAAACCTTGGCCGTAACATCTGGACGTACAACTTTCCACAAATGATCATGTTCTTCGCGCAATTTTTGTAATCCATCAGCAGTAATCATTTGCGAACGGTTTAGTTTAGGTAGTGTTGATTCTGGAATTTTACGTCTCATGTTTAGATGATCTTATTATAGTGCAGTCGAAAAATAATAGATTAAGGAATAATATCCTGAGCAATTCATGGATAAACAATTTTTACTGCACCAAATTGCCCGTTTACTATTATTTTTAATTTACTGCTTCAGATAGCAGAAATAGTGAAATGACTTGTCTAGATTTAACTATGATTCAAAATTTATGTATTTGTGTTATATAATTTATATTATGTTAAGTTACTATTTTTAACACCCACCTATTCTATAATATCATCTTGTGAAAAGTAAATACTCCAGGCAGCTCCTTACTCATTAGTATTTGTTCCATCCTATACTTCCTGCTTCTGCATTCAAAATGCTGATGTTCTATTTTCGATCTTATGTCCTATGGTAAAGAGCTCTTAATTATAAGCGCTGTATTTTGGCTTTAATTTTACTATCAGTATTCCCCATTAATTCTAATCGCTAAATTTTGGGTTAAACTTGGCCGATGCCCAGATTTATAATTCTATTAAAAAATAGAGCCTTATATAATTCAAGATTTGCCATACTTCATATAAGCCTAAATAAGAAGCTGAATTGTGAGCTCATTTTTAAAACAATACTTCTAAGCCATTCTAAAGAGCCCTGGAAAAAACCTCAACTTAACATAATATATTTTGGAGGTCGGATTTTGGATATATGCCTTTATTTGTTCAAAATGTTGCTACAATCAAGTTATGAAATCCTTAGACTGTCTATCTTTGTTGAGTATTAGAGATATCACCTATGGAAACTGAAAACACCCCTATTCAATCAATCATAGTTCAAGATTTTGATTATAAGGACTTCAATTTGCTAGAAAAATATAGTGGAAAACCTTTATTGATCATTATTTATAATAATCAATGTTTGGGATGCACAGGTCGAGCCATTCCCTTAGCTTATAAATTTCAACAAGAATATGCTCAACTGCAGGTAATTGGAATTCATTCTATTTTTAATAAACAGCCCGTCACAGAAGAAGATATTAAAAGCATTTTCACGAAAAATGAACTCCCCTTCCCTATTTATTTAGACCAAGAGCACAAAATATATGATCAGTTTCATGCAGAAGGAACTCCTCAATGGCTTTTGATTACGCGTGAAGGAAAATTATATCGATCGATCTTTGGATCTCAATTAGGTGCTCAAAATAGATTGATGTATGCATTGGATGCCCTTTGTTCTTGATAAAAAGCAGATCTTATAATAAGCTTTCAATAGAATTCCCCGTAAGATGTTGTACATTTTTAGTGATCTTCTCTATGTCCCAGTTCCACCATTGTAATTTCAAGAGCTTTTCAATGGTCTCTTGAGGAAAACGTTTCTTAATCTCAGTTGCTGGATTACCACCCACAACGGTATAAGGTGCCACATCTTTCACTACCGTAGCATTTGTAGCAATGATGGCACCATCGCCTATGTTTACGCCAGCCATAATGGTGGCATTATGCCCAATCCAAACGTCATTTCCTATCACTAAATCACCTTTATGAGGATAAGTTTTGCCTTCCATGGCCTTTTCCCATCCGTTTCCAAAAATGGCGAAGGGAAATGTGGAGATGGAGTCGGTAAGATGGTTGGCTCCATTCATGATGAACTTAACGCCAGAAGCGATCATACAGAATTTTCCGATGATCAGTTTATCACCGCTAAAGTCAAAATGATACTTTACATTTTTCTCAAAGTTCTCTACATTTTCGAAATCATCATAGTAAGTATAATCACCCACTATTATGTTAGGGTTCTTAATGATGTTTTTAAGAAAACAGAGCTTGTCGTAATTTTCAAGTGGAAATTTGGAATGTTTATCTGGTCCTGTCATAGTTTAGCCAAAGGTTTTAAAAGAATCAATTGTTATTTGGAGAATAAATTTCAACAGCTTTTTGCATAACTTTCATTTGGGTTTGAATGGAGTTTCTTCTTCTGTAGTCACTCTTTGTCTTATAGGCTAAGACCACGTCTATTTCAGGGTAAACCGTAATATTTTGACCTAAGGCTCCTTGAGCAGAATAAGCATTTTTAAGTCTGTAATCAGTTGTATTTTCAATTAGCCACCACATATAGCCATAGCCAAGATCAAGCCCGTCTTCCTTTAAGACAGGTGCATTTTTCTGTGCCTCTTTATAGGATGTTCTTTGTGTTGTTATTTCTCCTATCCAATCTGCTGGGATGATTTGCTTTTCTTGCCATTTTCCATTTCTCAGCATCAGCAATCCAATACGCGCCATATCTCTAGTAGAAAACCACATATGATAGGCCGGGAATTTTGACACGGATAGATTTCCATTTTTTAACTGTAGCGATCGATCCCAATCTTGCATTTGAAGTGGACCCACTAATTGCTTTTCTATTTCATCGTAAATGTTTCTCTCAGTCTCTTGCTCGAAAATATGCCCTGCTAAATTGAAATCCCAATTGCTATAGAGCCAATA harbors:
- a CDS encoding TlpA family protein disulfide reductase, which gives rise to METENTPIQSIIVQDFDYKDFNLLEKYSGKPLLIIIYNNQCLGCTGRAIPLAYKFQQEYAQLQVIGIHSIFNKQPVTEEDIKSIFTKNELPFPIYLDQEHKIYDQFHAEGTPQWLLITREGKLYRSIFGSQLGAQNRLMYALDALCS
- a CDS encoding serine hydrolase domain-containing protein, with translation MKFIITLLIVSFLLGCSTEAQVYPKENWSTNQNPSQSGWSENELSSFNRYIIDSTQITGLVIIHKGEVVLEYGDIKENSYIASCRKSVLAMLYGKYVESGQLDLEKTLNELKIVDHSSLLEIEQTATIGDVISARSGVFLPGSNGGDFRRLAPERGSVEPGSYWLYSNWDFNLAGHIFEQETERNIYDEIEKQLVGPLQMQDWDRSLQLKNGNLSVSKFPAYHMWFSTRDMARIGLLMLRNGKWQEKQIIPADWIGEITTQRTSYKEAQKNAPVLKEDGLDLGYGYMWWLIENTTDYRLKNAYSAQGALGQNITVYPEIDVVLAYKTKSDYRRRNSIQTQMKVMQKAVEIYSPNNN
- the greB gene encoding transcription elongation factor GreB codes for the protein MRRKIPESTLPKLNRSQMITADGLQKLREEHDHLWKVVRPDVTAKVSWAASLGDRSENADYHYNKKRLREIDSRIRYLRKCIDNFKVIHYHPHQEGKVMFGAWVEVENIDRGLKKRFRIVGYEELIGNKDYISMDSPLAKALLNKKTGDEAIVKTPAGEFRWKIHRIEYEKGGASDF
- a CDS encoding nucleotidyltransferase domain-containing protein, with translation MKKSNKYAKNGALIFGLGNSFIELIDQLKDLNKDPNIKFNWNKLLTAAIKGATVGTVVGFGIGSVRDYHNSQEKLINLNKHLRDLADSLALDKSSAEFINLNNSVNKIIKEFKNHFHKKIKGELIPHGSTEKGTALNDSYDIDIAIPFQSKSFPNNYKMYNEVYKYFDNRINTLNIVDIRKQKRSVGVCVEIKNKEYWIDFAPYKLSKNKSSGYLFVNKSGILFNNSTIQKTDLSILKKTKFTKVQKHLIVLLKNWKENEGLNLPSHFLEHLVKDAYRINKGNIPKSIDKKMIMILEHMANRLHIVRINGLENTNNKISESIDESDKQNVVDACKKIIRDYEYQPNSLIANFR
- a CDS encoding NARF domain-containing protein, coding for MNRIITIVLVQFLFNIECIAQENSNNNKENQVSETSQMQYAIDKQQYNLFKKEMELKLLESNKEKSLYKKEIELLLKEYKQEKTFLDWIAIAVGGITVLSLFGFWQRVKSMAQKKIEEQFEVILDEKKGQLIKIIDSHDDEEKLKRKKKIRVITAHDSDVSFLNSFFKKFDFKHIEVIEMEEGDNVDLKDYNFDLLFLNREEGNKPLSDEMSQKLITDLPQDSIVFSFGKFINNYDENAKKRFAAATNWSQLYGNLISALKYQELIDIK
- a CDS encoding ThiF family adenylyltransferase gives rise to the protein MNRIEVISEVIESIDSVYLKNELKETKAKSIVGEIDIEINDEKYSFEMEIQKPYPFQFHNQETIQFVNKQFLKYNHVNADGSICLHTNSHPGNFREKLILDLNGLKSWVQNYLIEEKQDHHYEHIIVPYNSHDDIIRQFLFTDINIEFEEDQFGLCGFSLLANTVLGGNKGETYIVKEFGEPLEAKCNWSMFYSNTKNDFGFYILTDPPVTKDNHRIAATRWDELTYLIHPEFLELVSNAIRNNRYFRDSKFITVFFGYKIPGNKVHWQVATFPKNNPPIYSVKTKDRNWTGKLNDSKINWTETIDCSYHLFFGRGKLSEHIVTKKILLIGCGATGSILAENLVRGGAKTLALVDYDTKEPGNISRSNYRFATGVTDKTDELGLNLMSISPFIEIIYSNILTDKIKILKYDDNRSREELQDLLNEYGYIFDCSTDNDLLYILDDLNLTSKVISIGITNHANEMVVTAGTNIYKKTAHIFNQLDQDINDLFNPTGCWSPTFKARNTDISVLVNTAINEIDRQISLGSDLRNFYISREENNIKICHY
- a CDS encoding CatB-related O-acetyltransferase, translating into MTGPDKHSKFPLENYDKLCFLKNIIKNPNIIVGDYTYYDDFENVENFEKNVKYHFDFSGDKLIIGKFCMIASGVKFIMNGANHLTDSISTFPFAIFGNGWEKAMEGKTYPHKGDLVIGNDVWIGHNATIMAGVNIGDGAIIATNATVVKDVAPYTVVGGNPATEIKKRFPQETIEKLLKLQWWNWDIEKITKNVQHLTGNSIESLL
- a CDS encoding Mov34/MPN/PAD-1 family protein; this translates as MSLLEYYCNDLGVKLEIDDSIIFRMVSESKKHYPKEFGGILLGRYTEDFNKAIITDIIIPTEFENSKTQFKRGNKGIEKRLRKEYNKKPSIIYLGEWHTHPESLPEPSNTDISTFTQLSEISSVLIRNPIMLIIGLSKDGHEHKFYVINNKSLYRYE